The nucleotide window tcaaaaagaccataattttttatccagtCGTTTGGTtgcgcttaaatttttataagagtttttagatgttatttgttttataatagtCACTGCTCTGCCATGTAAActgttaaatttataaatataaaaaaaatttcatcgatacccctagttttggttttttttgggaGTCGAGTTAACAAtaagaattatttgtttttttcctagtatgtttaacttcataaaaaagaaaaaataataaattttttatttaaaacttttgAGAAATTTTGTGATGCTAAGTTATGATTACtaatatttattcaataaaatagaGACAGATATAAGGAGAATAGAAAATCAAgagaaatgatattaaaaaaaattaaatatgttaaaatattcttattatttttgtgaaattgtacgtgattttctcttttttccatGTCATATCACttttctattaaataaatatggaTATAGTCACACCATAGAGACTTTTGGTGCACGATGTAGAAATAAtgcaaacaataattaattaaccataaagttcaataataatttatgtcacaaactttaaaaaacatcaaagcaAGTAAATAATAAGAATCTAGCACAAGTAGCATTAAAAGGTTTGGATTCAAGCCTCTCTTTTCTAAGAAAGAAAAGACTAGCTAGCGTACAAAGTATAGGATAAACCGTGTCACAGCGATGGCCAAGATGAGAGATCCAACAACAGTTCCAGTGCCTAtccaaacatttttaaaatacacacTTAACAAGTAGGTCCTGTTTTTGTTCCAGGAGCTCTCATAGTAATCATTCAGCAGTTTGGAGAGGGGGTCGAAACTGGAAGATATTTCTACCATTTCTCGGCAAAGCGTGTTGATAAGCTTCGCCACAGCATCACTGTCACCTAGCTTGCtaataataactttattttcgATGAGCAAATCGACATCTTTGTCGACGTCCACAAGAGAATCTAGTAGCTTAACGTAACGGCAAATGTGCTCTTCTCCTGGATAATGTAACTGCTCGAACACCATGAGGTTTCGGAGGAGACATTCGGTGTTGTTGTCGATCTCAAGGGGAGGCATATGTAACTCACCTTTCTTTTCTACGATCCGTTCCTCTTTTGAGAGACGTTCCCAGGCTCTAATGTCAAGCAAGGATTCATCTGGCAACGCCTTGAACTTAATTCCTGCCTGATGCAGCATGGTTGCGctataaagtgtttttatcGGCCCTcccttttctaattttaaatccGGGTGCTTGAAGGATAGAAAACATCTCACCAAATCAGTGAAATGTAGTATTGTTTTGCTGGGCTCGTATTTCTTTTTGTACTTCTCAAAGTACCGGAAGGAAAGATCCATGAGAGAAATGCAATCGGTCCTGCTCATCGCAAGC belongs to Populus nigra chromosome 18, ddPopNigr1.1, whole genome shotgun sequence and includes:
- the LOC133678997 gene encoding UPF0481 protein At3g47200-like, producing the protein MGDIGQLASPLNRIENLCQEILIRIPDELESSFRSEQCIYIVPAALRDLNEAAFTPRVISIGPIHHNNKKLKAMEVQKLRYLKEFFKLRVEKEKRRILLTALLSTISEKEVDICCRYVADTSKFDSKLSGDQFVKMVLLDAVFIFELFLRNEEYLRDNSKYQDDFIIGKPWLRAAIRRDLILLENQLPFSTLNELYDQLAMSRTDCISLMDLSFRYFEKYKKKYEPSKTILHFTDLVRCFLSFKHPDLKLEKGGPIKTLYSATMLHQAGIKFKALPDESLLDIRAWERLSKEERIVEKKGELHMPPLEIDNNTECLLRNLMVFEQLHYPGEEHICRYVKLLDSLVDVDKDVDLLIENKVIISKLGDSDAVAKLINTLCREMVEISSSFDPLSKLLNDYYESSWNKNRTYLLSVYFKNVWIGTGTVVGSLILAIAVTRFILYFVR